The Scatophagus argus isolate fScaArg1 chromosome 4, fScaArg1.pri, whole genome shotgun sequence DNA window TTATACATTTGTCTGTCTAAGCTCCGATGACAGGTTTGTGCAGAATAAGTTTGTTGTGTATTacagtctgttttctgtttaatgctgttttttcttcttaatgtaCTTAATTTAGTCTTCCATAAACCAAGAACCTGTACCCAATTTTAACTTTCCAGCTTCAAAATGGAATATACGATACAGTACTCAAAAAGAAAACTTCTTTGCACACAGTATCTATCCATAAATTGAAACATTAGACTTGTATATACACATACTCTTTACGCAATGCTCTATGAATTATTTTCAAAGTTGAAGTTTGTTAGTAAAGAATGTGTTGGTCGGTATGAGAAGGgagtgtctctctctgtgtagaCAGAGGGCAGGCAGCATGGGTCTTGCTTCATAATGATAGTGATCAGTGTTTAGGGCACGGTGAAGGTACAGTAGTCAAAGCTGATATAGGTCATTTTACATTGTTAATAAAACTTTTGTTATTGAAACTAATCAACTAGTCTCTGTAATTTTCTTGCATGTAGTCCTCTGAATTATCCACTGGGTGGAGACAAACTATGACAAAAGATAAACTTCTCTGACTCGAGTCAATCTGAAATCATTCAATGAAATGTTTGCTCTTAAGATAACAgttaaatatgtatttattatttcatattttgtgaaTAAGCATCCCAACATTTACTGTACGctatgttgtctttttttcaggTTTTCCGTGGAATTTCTGTCTGGGAGGGTTAGAGGAGGACAAAGAttgatggagacagagagaggggaaggagagtAACGCCAGATAATCTTCTATTAAGTCTAAAACAAGCAGCTCTTGTTTATACTTACAGAAGGTTGGAGAAATAGAGTgaaaggcaaacacacagattaAACACAAAGATTACCACCAGGCCTTGGACACGGTCCAGCTGGTCACTTACTTTTATGCCTGGAATGAAGaatcatttgttatttttaagtttcctctgtgtgctcagaggtgtgcatgttttcttACATCAATTCTTATCAACccaaaaactgtgtgtgtaccATTCACTTAGTATAATCTATACATACAGGCTCGGTTATATCAAAGGTGTGAATGTAAGCACAGATGTGTTAACAAACTGGTGACACCCAATGCATGCAGGGATACTGTGAAGTCCTCCACACACCAGAACAACTATTTTAAAGTGTcgtaaaatgttcaaaatataGATCCAGTATATATAGATGTCCAGTGGAAACCTATAGATTTGACAATTAAGtgtaattaaatgattaaagatCCCTTAATTACGTACTTCTTAATCTAAGTAAACCACCCAAAAACCTGTTCAAAAAAGTCAAATACAGGAGTTAAGAGAAATGCCAGTGGCAGCTTACAATAGAAATCGAGTGTGGGACCCTTTGTCGATTCACCATCCTTCTTCAACTAACAAAAAAGCTTTGcagatcaaattaaaaattaaacaagacTAAAGGAGTGTAGAGACAAATTGTCACAAGAGGTAACTGAATGCTTTGAGTACCTCTTCACCACTATAATCTATATAGCAAATGGGGAAATATCTCTTGAAAGAACGGTGTTCAACTCACTAGTACTAGTACTCTCTAGTACTCTAGAGTTCTAGAGACTGAATAGTCTACGCCAAAGTGCACTGAAGCTGTTTATGGTGGCCCCACACTTtactgaagttgtttttttccacctcaTTTTGTCACCCatctgtatatttatttttaggtACCTTGGAATTAATGAGGAACTCATGTGGTAGCCTGTCTGTGCATgcctgattatttttttctcttccttgaAAAACATCTGTATGAGAATTAGTGTGCACCACTGCTTCACTGTAAGAGCCTGAGCGTGTGTGCTAGCTCTCCACACCTCACCCACCAATCGCTATGTACAACATGGTGTAACTGAGGGACCGCGTTTGGCCACAATAAGAATTTTGGTGTGATGAGGAGACATTAGGTAGGCAGTGTCTTCACACAGTTTCACAGGCACATGCACTTACACCGTGAGAGGGCGGCGAGCCAGAGGCAGGAATAGACTGTCAGCAGGGGTTTGCTTGGCAGTCTGAGCGCTGTCTGGTTTAGAAAGCACAGGGCATCTTTTGAAATAGCTCATATCGGTCCAGAacacagatttttaaatgttatctCGAGGAGCATTtagaaagcttttttttattttttcaaaaccCCAACCTACTTTGCGCAGTGTGTTTCATATGTAATATATTAAGAAATGAAGATAAGGAAAGATAAATCTGCACATGCTGTGTCTGTGAATACCAGTAATCACATCTACTTTTAATTACGTTTTGTGGGTCTATCTCGTCTCAATATTACAgatcaaaaacagtaaaataatgaaaataattcaacATGGCTGGTGTTTTGCTATTCATTAAAGATCACTTTTATTATGATGTCAAACAGTGAGACTTGATACAAAACGAATTTGCTGCTAGATCACAGGGAAAGTGATACTGAGGATTAATGTGTGAAGAAAGCTGGAGAATGAAGGTCATAGGGTCAATTCTTCATCCTGCACCTTCAGGCAGCACAAGGCAGAATACTGACAACTGACACCTTTTCTCCTTTGCATCGCTGTAGTCCTGCTTCACACTCGCTCATGGTCTGATTTGCTGCAGTCTCATCCTCcccaacatgaacacacacatttaatccTGGGTTCAAGCAGTCTGCAGAGTCCCTACAGCGACACTCATTGGTTTGGTCTGAAAGAATAGCGTGGATACAAATGAGATGAAGACAAACTACAAAtattgtgtgttgatgtgttgcAACCTCAGGCGTCCCTACCGTCACAGGTCTCCCACATGTGACAGTTGGTGCAGCCTGTTGTGTTGCGCTCTGGCCACTTGCAGGTGCTGTCCTCTGCTATCATGTGGCTCTTCCCCATACACTTCAGTGCATGCATTTTGCACACATTCAGGAGGACTGATTTTCTGCTCACAGCAGTAGTGGCACACGCCTCCAAAGATGAActggtgacaaaaaaaaacaaaaaactctcaaacaaacacagtaatcacaagaacaagaaaatctgtcaaattaattacatagtaaaaagaaaagtaatatGACCAAGTAGATGATAACCGGAATAAACATACCCGCACTCATAAGGCATTttgcaaacacattttcctcTGGAAGACTTCTGCCATGGTTCACATTGCACCAAGGGAGAGATTTGTTGTGGCGCAATGGCTGTTAGATACATAGAAATCATTCCTCCACATTATTAGCAGACTAATATGCATGCAAATACTTTACTGTTCCATatgtatataagtatatatatgtatataatgtatgtataagtatatagtatataagtatatagtatagtatatgGAACAGTAAAGGATTAGAATACATGAAAAGTAGTATTAAATATGCTGTAGTCACATTTTGTTTACTGGCATTTTCATGTCATCCTTTAGACTATTTATATGAACCTTGAAGTAAAATTGACCTGGGACGCATTTGATGTCAGCTGGATCTGGTGAAAAATTCAGACTTGGGTCACATATAATCGTAGCTTCTCCTAGTAGCTTTCTATCAGCTGGACAGGACAAGGTGACTTCCTCCCCTATGCCATAGGCCTGTTGTAATGGAGATGCTATGACATCTTCAGCAAGGGACTGAAGCTTGCATGCTGCAACTGGAAGAAAAATTAGAACTTCATAGCAACACTGTAATTCACTGTGATCTAAATGTTAAACCTTGTTTATATGTTCTCACCTGTGCACAGCCCAGGCCTGCTGGACCAGGTTAAACTAGGAGTGCATTCTATCATGGTTGCACCGATAAGATAGAAGCCATCAGTGCAGCTGTACTCAACCTTACTACCCACGAGGTAAATGTCCTTCGGGTCCTGTGGAACATGTGGTGACAAAAAGGTGATTAGGCTCAATTTGTCAGTTCTGAGCTTAGAACAGAGTCCTGTCAAAAAGGAACAGACCTTTGTCTAGGGGAGACTCAAGTAAAATTGAATCTAATAGCTTAATGTTAATATTGATCATCTatggaacaaataaacaaaaatgtaatggTTTCTCTATATTGGGTCTCAGATGGGCTGTAGAGGTATTAGGTATTAGATTTAGATTTACCAAGTTACATAATTTCTCTGTTTCAAATCTGGGTGTGTATTCTTTGGTAAATTAGGTTTGTTGATGTAAAGACAAATTGCATGAGGAGGAGTAACACTGTACTGTGACCTTCAGCATAATATTGGCCTGACACTGGAAACAGCTGTAATTAGTGTGATTATAAACATATTAAATGCTTGCAATAATTTGTTCCAAACTGTACAGTAAACATGGCTCTACCAGGACGTAGCCATTGATTAGAGCAGGCGGGGTGCCACACTTCTGACTTGCTGGGAGAGCAAGGTCAAAACACTGAGGCTCCATGGTTCTGTAGATAAAAGAGTTAAAAATAGGGTGCTGTACAACATCATCACTGTAAAACTTGCCCTTACTGAAAATTCTAAGCGATGACCGGTAGTGGCTGTtacaaaaatgttacaaaactcatgaaaaaaataaaacactctcAGACTTTAAGTGTTGCAGATCTTGGTCTTCACAGTCAGAAGTCTCAGTGGTTTCTCCGATGCAGTGTTGTCCCCCGTTCTGAGGAGCAGGATTAGAACAGTAACGATGTCTCGACCTTCGATTCCCAGAGCACGATGACCAGGTAGACCAGCAGGCCCAGCTACCGTGGATCACTCCTTAATGAGAACGAAAGACAGACAGGGTCACTCGGGAATTGAATCACCACCATTAGAGCATGCACCCACCACTCTAACTTAAGGAAACTTAAGTTAAAGTTTCTGAAATGTAACACATACCCTGTTGACCCTCCGCTTCAGTTCCATGCTCACAGGCCAGTCCTGATGTGCCAGGTTTACAGATGcacttgcattcatttccatcCATGAAAGCCATGCCATTGTTCCAGCAGGGCTGGCAGTGGCAGGGGTCACTCTCTGAAAGGTACTGCTCTATAGCCCTGCGAAGGTAGAGCTTCTTCACCCCGGCACACTGAACCTCCTTCACCAGCTCTGACAGCGGCCGTAGCTGCCGAAACAAGAGTTAGTTTAGGAGGTCACACTGAAGGTTGTATTATTTGATAAGATGACACACCAAACTGCATATAGAGAGTATGCTCAGGCTTTAAAGTTAAATGactttttactttactttccttcaccttttgttttgtgaccTGAGGAAATGATCTCACAGAGTCCGCCCAGTTAGAGTACATTTCCCAGTTATTGTTTGGATTATCAAGCTGCATAGTCTTCAACGCTGCAATGTGTTGAGTGCCTCCTCCGCTCACATCCATCCTTGCCAGATGATTCTTGGTTCTATAAGTTGTCGGTTCTATTTTAAAAAGGTTTGCAGAGATGATGCATGACAGAAAGATTTAGAAATTTCAAGTGCTTTAATAGGCTCGGGTATGTGTGCAGAGCTAATATCAAAACTGTACCACCATTTGAATGCCGTCCACTGTGACCACCCCTGCAGTCCACGTGagtgatggggaaaaaaagaatccaGCGTTGAGTCCTTTCACATTCACTATATTGAGAGCTTTCGCTGACTTGAAATCAATGgaaagtaacagaaaaaaagacaaaccaaagtCAGTGTCAGAAATTAAGCAAGACTGACAATGTTTTATGAATGGAGGGGCAATGTCATCAActtgacatttaaatttttgcTGATAGATCTACTAAAACCAAAACTGGATGCAAAACTGCATGTGACTGTGCTGAAACTATGTTATTTCACactttaaaacaatttaaaaataattttcaaaatgtcaatgtCCTTTCaatcaaattttcaaaatagTACATACCAGTAATAAAGTGACAAACACAGAAGGTCATCATTAgaagatatactgtatgtaaatcaCCAGGaatgtgtgttaatgttctCTGTATGTTCAATGATAGATATTAGGTTTTTCTCAACAACATGACAAGCTGAATCTCTCATCTGCCTGTCGATTTAGTATTCTTCCATTCTGGCCTGCCTTGAATTTGCTGACAGTTAATGAATCCTCACACATGTGTCTTTGACTTTCTTCACTGATACTGGCGACGGCTTTGAAGGAGCCTCCgaggtttccttcagacaggTAGTGTGTTCCAAACCTTTCCAAAACCTTCCTGTAAGCAGCATAGTCGTAGACTGATGGGAGTTTGGCCAGAGCCTTCCAGAACTCCTCAGAGATTGGGAGATACTGAGGAGCGTTGCTCTGGAACTGAGCTACCTCTATGTCATTCTTTAAAACCAAAAGCCTGTTGCTCTGGAAGGAgtaaaaataatcagtaaatttcattttacagtttttttaaatgagataCATTGTTACCGTGAGTTGctgtaaaaaacacaacaacagaatagCAGGTTCTTACTCACCCGACTCCAGTCATCTGACAAGTGAAAGTCATAGTTTCGATATCCTGTCGTGGTCCCagtcactttctgtctcttgaCAATGTCCTTTGCATAGTGCCATTTACTGGAGAACATCTGGTCACTGAAGTCATTCTGAGCCTTAACCTGATAACAGCCCAGATTTAACCGTCAAAGGAGGTTTAAATCAACAAATTATTAAGATGAAATGAATGTTGCACAAAAAGGAGATTTCTTTAAAGGTATCTCGTGGAGATTTTGACCAGTAGTGGTGCTGTGGAGTATTGTTTTGATGACTAGTTTTCCAGCATTCACAAGAACATACAACAGGATTGTCAAGGTGTAAATGGATGCTGAATGCATTATGATCAGAAGGTTATCAGATTCACCAGACCACACTGGAGATTGTATGTAGATCATGTTAAGACCACATGCAACGTCCATCGTGGTTGTTTGGGTCAAGAAGTCACATGACTTCAACAGCAGAGCCAagtcctgtctttgtttctATTGTCATGGTGGCAAGATTTCAACCATTCTCACAATCTTCCCTTGATCTTAACTAGTCAGTTACGTTAAGACCTTAACCATAGAGGCAGCAGGCATCAGAAAATTTTCAAATTAGTTGTTTATGGAACAATTACAGAGATTGAAAAACACTTGCGTGTTTACAGACCATAAAAATTATGATAAATGTTGAgaaattataataacaataattaaacTCCACAAGCTACCTTTACACTATCAAGTGACCAAAAGACGCTTCAGTGTTAAACATAGCTAGCTGTTTCCAGAATGACCAACCATAAAGCTGTACTGGATAGTGCTTTGGGGCAGTCTGTAGACAGTATTGTGGACACCACTATAGATGGTGCGACACTGGCCCCCGAAGCTCTTTGTGTTGATGACACTGGCTCTTGTCTTCCCTGACACCACATCAAACCTACAGAGGCAGATAAACATATTCCACTGGTAAGCATATGGTGCACAAACACCAGGAGGTCTAgggcagtttttttttacttacccAAGTCCTAGGAGTTCGATGTTAGGTGGGGGAACTGATTTTGGACATACAATGTATTTTTCAACATCACAGAGCTCATCGAGTCCATCTTCTTCACAGTCCTGGTCTCCGTTGCACACCAGAGACTGGCTAATACACATCCCTAAAgatcaacagacagacagctagTGATTGTTCTTTAATTCTGTAGGACGAAGTGTATGGTGAGCAGATATATTTCTTACCTGACCGACAGCGGAATCTGTCTCCACATCCATCCTCTAGAGGGCAGCCTTGTGTTGTTTCACAGGACCTGGTCTCAGTCCGTCCTCCACTGCAGGGGTTCCCTCCAAACTGACTGTAGACAGCCATGACTCTAGTTCTTGtctgtaatatatatatatatatatatatatatataaatcttGAGCATTTTTAATGGTAAAATTTGTGCTGTATCATCTCTAAACCTGTAATTTGGTGCAGCCATCACACGGTGACCAGTCGCCATAAGGACCCCACTGGCAATGAACTCTCTGAACACAATACCTTGgaaattaaatgcaaaacaagtaagaaaataaaaaaaattccagaTAATTGTTGCACAATCATTCATAAGATTATATGCTTCAATGTTGAAACAGTAATCAAAACCAGATTTTACCCTTTGGGAAGGAACAGGAATAACAGCCATGGCAAGACTGCTAAAAACACTTGTGTAATGTTCTGGGGGAGTGAAAAAAAGGTagaggaaaggggagaaaagaaaagaggaagggaaaacaagagaagaaaggaaggcaggagaaaatgaagagaagagaaaattaaaaaagagaagagaaagtgaaaaaaaggaaagagaagagatcatgaaaaaagagaagagaaaaaaacagaagagaagagaagagaagagaagaaagagaagagaagagaagggggaAGAAGGGGTATCAGTAGTTTCAGCAGTCAAATGTTTTGCAGAAtgataaaaaatgtgtttgttatttcCCTGTTATTGAGCGTAAAATCTACTTGCCTTCATCGTGAGCGAAGAGAAGCAAACAGCGAAGTCTTGAACAGGATCTAATGCTGGTTATTTATAGTGTTGTAAGTTTTGTTCTTGCTAGGGAGTCAGACTCTTGGAAAGACATTCCTTGGAACTtctttcgtgtgtgtgtgtgtgtgtgtgtgtgtgtgtgtgtgcaaggatAATGGCAGACATGGCCTCCTACCAAAAATGTCCTCCAGAGGATCATATTGAAACCAAAAGCAAAGATTCCTCTTGGAGTGAGATTCTGCAtctgctctgcttctccttattgtcacatttttagtTGAGCTAATAGACCTTTtctcacagcacacattttcGCCTAATAAATGCAAGAAAAGCATAGGTGAAACTAATGACACTAATTAGTGTTGAATTCCCTTTAGGTGTGCAATAAATTAAATTAGCCAACATGCGTAATACCAGGACACTATGGAACATCTATAGTATCAGGCCTTTCTCCATGGAAGACATtctgacatgtcacagtaggaaaagtACAGGAGTAAATAATCTAATTAACGACAGCTGGATTCCGTTTAGCTGCTTCGGTTTCAGTGTCCTGTCTTCACTGGTGCCCTTGATGAAAGCAGAACTACCGTAAATGGTATTAGCAACACTTGTGCTTCTCCTGCCGTgccaagtcaaaatgtctgctgtgagaaaaaGCTCTTCCCACACAAGGTAAAGGAAATGTCAACACCAGTAGCACTTTAATGTCAACCAAATGAGCACCGCAGGTACTTCTTGTGCACGTTGACTTAAAAGTTGAGGCTGTTGAGGCTGTTTCAAAGGTCAAGAATGAAGTGTCAAGCCCAGCTTACATGACATGGAAGCATAGACAAAAATCCTAGTGGTAAATTTCCAAATTTAAGAGTAAACTGACTAAACTTCAAACTGAAATCCAAAACTCACATGTTTTACAGTCAACTTTATGATCTCCCTGAattcacaaaacacagcaaaatgatgaaattagCTGCAAAGTCAGCGGCCCCTTGCTATatactgacagaaaatgaaggcATACATAGAGTCTGAGTGTTAGGATGTGATATAGTCCAGCAAACACTGGAGGGCAATAGAGATTTAAAAACCATTTCCTCTTCATGGCAGGAGGCTAAACTAAAACTAGGCTTCTTAGTTTATAGCaaagcttagcttagcatgaattAGATcaattaaaatgttactttaaaAGATTTCTCCACATGTAAGCTGGATGATTACATCCATGATAATCAAGTGTATATCTGCAGGGAAACATGCAGAAGCCAAACATTCTTTGGCTGCAAGACAAAgattctttgctctttttttttaacaatgaagTCCTGCCATATTTGTATGTGGAATACACATTGCTGTCTAATTATGGGCATATATCTGCTGTCACAGCCAGACAAGGGCCCATGCTGTGCATATTCATCACATACTGACAGCTAAAGAGGCGAAACCACTGAGTCTGAGTATTCTgatgaaatttatttatttattttttatcagcaTTGATTCCAGCTgcctgtcaaaaaaaaaaagcaagagacAAATTTAGGATGTCAACTTAATGTACGGCTCAATTTTAAAATGGCAGCGGCAGAAAAGGTTGCTTTACTACTACGTTTTGGTAATGAGAATATATTTTTCTGAGTTTCTGAGCCCCATAGCAAAAGTAGAAAATAGAGGTGGGAATTGGGAAATGCAAgctcaaacaaacactttgtgcTTACAATGTCATTCCTTCATTCACTGAAAAATTAAGCTCTCTCAAGGTAAGCATCTTATTTCCAGAGCAATTTTCCAGGGACAGCTATTTTAGAGCAATGCAGAAATTGCATGTCATTTTCTACTCAGCTGTCATCTTTGATGAGCAAGTGGCAACATGAGCCTTCTACATGACAATAAACAGCAGAACACTTTATTACTGCACTGTGcatgttcttcatttttatgcaaCATCTGCCTAAAAACGACATCACCACCTAACACAAATTCTGGACAATCAAAACACAAGTCATGATACAAAAGTGATCTCCTGTATTTCTAAAATGATCACCTATTGCTAAATGACTCAGCTACTGTACAACAGCAAGCCAAGTCTCAGCACCTGAGGCTAGAATAACAGTTGGCTCAGACAATAGGCCACCAGACCGTGCCCTCCATTAGTGCCACTTCTGTGGGTTTCATGATGTTCAGAGGGCATCTTTGACCGCCATCTGCCCTGGAAGTTTGGTCTGCCAGAGAATGACAGTCTGTGAGGCTTAGACCAGGAGACTCAATGAATTTGCggcttgtgtgctccttcagAATGAACTGTATATCATGTTTCAACAGGTTCAGCAGCAAGATGTGTCCCCACAGCCTTGGGATTAAAATGCATAATCAAAGTAACTGTGATGTCCAGACTTGACTCTCCTGTAGTCCTTTGTTGCATACCACccctgtgtttcctgtctgtttctgttatttgtcaaaaaatgtgatatttgaAAGTCACACAGCACTTAACAAAATCTAATCTTGTCTGTTTGAGCTAGTTAGACAATGTATTGCAACACAACGGTGCCAAGCTAGTAATCtagtttatattttacttttataagTTTCAGACTTTTCTcaaattgttgtgttttattgtggaATGCTGGATAATTTCACCTCTTCAGGCACCTGTAAACTCttgaaacaatgaaacaatttCAGAGAGACATGTCGCTCTTTTTCATGCTCAATGAAGATGATTCAAAGTGAGGAATTAAATGTGCCTTTACAAGTTGACTTGTGCTGTACGTCTTTGGCTAGCGTGACACTCTAAAAAGTCAATAAATTATCCGAAAAAATGTACTGTCACAAAGCTTAAAACTGTCTGTGAGGTTTCTCTTATTTCATGAAAAGAGGACAATTTGGAAATATGTGGTTTTCACTGAACACCAACAACATGAAGCCTGTGGGAAGGAGTCACATGCTGTTTCACATAAAGGGTCACAAGTGTGCAAAATTATGTGATGCATTTTGGTAATGTAGACAAAGGAAAATTAGTGTCAAGGTTATACTTAACTATGAGTGCAGAGGTGCCACAAAGTGGTGATCTGTGATGAACAAGGTCAGAAACCAGCAGTGGTCAGTTGTGACTGATGGCTCTTTCAGACAGAATGACACAATTACAACACaagctgttctctctctgtccctgcaCTGCTGCCTGTGCCTCCCTTTGgtcatttgctgttttcatgttttgaatgacaaaaagaatCATTAGAATTTCTGCAGTCAATAACGACTTCATCTTAATTGACTTTTAATAATTAACTGTGTGTCccactttcattttgttcaatTTTATATGAGAGATAACAATGCTAgttcttttatctttattttttatgttttatgtctttctttttgtaataTTATGCACTGTTGCGTTGTCGCACACATCTGTATCAAAAATACAGAAACGATATAAAAAAAGAGATTCGACAAACAAATGTGCTGGTACGAATTCAGTAACTTTTTCAGCTCTAGCACTGTGTGTAAGTTGTTAATAAAAAGAAGGATCTTATTTTGTGTGCTTAGgactctttttcttcttgctgtggTATTTAATGAGGTatggggatttttttcttccGCACAATATTGTACTGAAGCTTAAAATTCAGGTCTCCTTCCCAACTTCTCTGAAACCATGCATTTCATTACTGCCCCTCTTTAAACTGTCTGAATGCCATCATCCATCTCTACCTCCCACACCtctacctcctcctcatctgtgtgtttgcctgtgtgtgcgtgacagagaaagacagacaggcacaaaCATGAGCACACAAGAACATtgtacatttgcattttcttgtttttccagcaaATGACTGTTTCAATAAAATCAAAGGACATAAATTggtacatttttgtttgaatttccTTGGAAAGCATTATTAATGACCTGTAGTCCATTCGCAAATGGAATAAAGCACATTACTATGCCACAGAAATCATAAATCACCCACAGGA harbors:
- the c7a gene encoding complement component C7 — encoded protein: MKNITQVFLAVLPWLLFLFLPKGYCVQRVHCQWGPYGDWSPCDGCTKLQTRTRVMAVYSQFGGNPCSGGRTETRSCETTQGCPLEDGCGDRFRCRSGMCISQSLVCNGDQDCEEDGLDELCDVEKYIVCPKSVPPPNIELLGLGFDVVSGKTRASVINTKSFGGQCRTIYSGVHNTVYRLPQSTIQYSFMVKAQNDFSDQMFSSKWHYAKDIVKRQKVTGTTTGYRNYDFHLSDDWSRSNRLLVLKNDIEVAQFQSNAPQYLPISEEFWKALAKLPSVYDYAAYRKVLERFGTHYLSEGNLGGSFKAVASISEESQRHMFSESSQYSECERTQRWILFFPITHVDCRGGHSGRHSNEPTTYRTKNHLARMDVSGGGTQHIAALKTMQLDNPNNNWEMYSNWADSVRSFPQVTKQKLRPLSELVKEVQCAGVKKLYLRRAIEQYLSESDPCHCQPCWNNGMAFMDGNECKCICKPGTSGLACEHGTEAEGQQGVIHGSWACWSTWSSCSGNRRSRHRYCSNPAPQNGGQHCIGETTETSDCEDQDLQHLKTMEPQCFDLALPASQKCGTPPALINGYVLDPKDIYLVGSKVEYSCTDGFYLIGATMIECTPSLTWSSRPGLCTVAACKLQSLAEDVIASPLQQAYGIGEEVTLSCPADRKLLGEATIICDPSLNFSPDPADIKCVPAIAPQQISPLVQCEPWQKSSRGKCVCKMPYECGSSLEACATTAVSRKSVLLNVCKMHALKCMGKSHMIAEDSTCKWPERNTTGCTNCHMWETCDDQTNECRCRDSADCLNPGLNVCVHVGEDETAANQTMSECEAGLQRCKGEKVSVVSILPCAA